From the Tribolium castaneum strain GA2 chromosome 2, icTriCast1.1, whole genome shotgun sequence genome, one window contains:
- the LOC103314340 gene encoding glutamyl aminopeptidase has product MNFALVLFVIFLSKVDSWRWYPSKYRLSGQVRPLFYSIKIRPNLDERIFSGEVQIHVRVETTLEFLDFHAADLTIQSITFDGRNVANCWCNRGQKWVYGFEPNDLIRIFGVVPPGNHLIRVRYSGNFASDNSHGLFLAGFGDNNTVSNHLLGTDFEPTFARKVFPCLDEPGLKAPIKLGVVVPNRTFNAISNMPVMKIEETKDGVLYKFQTTPPMSTYLLSFVVSKHSYKEFYNKIPYRIYSSDIESDNKTYLLEFASQVIDFYTKYTNQSYTLPKIDLVEFEREDSTATENWGLITLKPGLLSSKEDVFDNPQKYAVIAHELAHFWFGNLVTNKWWNDIWLQEGFATFMSIKAEEKILNNSAELLFSSTYLEEVFWAEASNKTTPIVNYEEFPDNIKKNFNDVTYNKGAAVLRMLEMVLGEDFRAGVVKYIKDFAFKTATTNDFLAIFDQVRPGLDLRDFLESYLYQTGYPLISVENRQDRYVLTQRNLGHCTENLKWTIPLTYITDSDRNATLVWLDRDVEKLEILKKDESWIKFNHQQIGYYRVKYSPDLWNNLLNHTEELEDFERDHLLLEATSLFDLNVISCEIPLKFLQKLAPIGDFNTDNAFIVYLKLAKIRKVDETAFEKLKELFQEVLEQAGKKHKMRSFDENLLENEEDVERTKQLQDCVEWLKSPQV; this is encoded by the exons atgaatttcgcACTGGTGCTGTTTGTGATTTTTCTCTCCAAAGTGGATTCGTGGCGTTGGTACCCCAGCAAGTACCGACTTTCCGGACAAGTCCGACCTTTGTTTTACTCAATCAAGATTCGACCGAACTTGGATGAGAGAATTTTCTCCGGCGAAGTCCAAATCCATGTCAGAGTTGAAACCACGCTGGAATTCCTCGACTTCCACGCCGCTGATTTAACAATCCAGAGTATTACTTTTGACGGACGAAACGTCGCAAATTGTTGGTGTAATCGTGGGCAGAAGTGGGTTTATGGTTTTGAACCCAACGATCTCATCCGGATTTTTGGGGTGGTGCCGCCCGGAAACCACCTGATCCGGGTTAGATATTCCGGGAATTTCGCCAGTGATAATAGCCATGGGTTGTTTCTGGCTGGGTTTGGTGACAATAACACCGTTTCAAATCATTTGTTAGGGACTGATTTTGAACCGACTTTTGCCCGGAAGGTGTTTCCTTGCTTGGACGAACCGGGGCTTAAAGCCCCCATTAAGCTGGGGGTGGTGGTACCCAACCGTACCTTTAATGCCATTTCTAACATGCCGGTCATG aaaattgagGAAACTAAAGACGGGGTTTTGTACAAGTTTCAAACAACCCCTCCAATGTCCACTTATCTCTTATCATTCGTCGTCTCAAAGCACTCCTACAAGGAGTTTTACAACAAAATCCCTTACAGAATCTACAGTTCAGACATCGAAAGCGACAACAAAACCTATCTTCTTGAGTTCGCAAGCCAAGTCATCGATTTCTACACAAAATACACAAATCAAAGTTACACTTTACCAAAAATTG ATTTGGTCGAATTCGAGCGAGAGGACAGCACAGCGACCGAAAACTGGGGCCTTATCACCCTCAAACCCGGCCTTTTATCCTCAAAAGAGGACGTTTTTGACAATCCTCAAAAATACGCAGTGATCGCGCACGAACTGGCCCACTTCTGGTTTGGAAATCTCG TAACAAACAAGTGGTGGAACGACATTTGGCTACAGGAAGGTTTCGCCACTTTTATGTCAATCAAAGCCGAGGAGAAAATCCTGAACAACAGTGCT GAGCTGTTGTTTTCGAGCACGTATTTGGAGGAGGTTTTCTGGGCCGAAGCGAGCAACAAAACCACCCCGATTGTGAACTATGAGGAGTTTCCggacaatataaaaaaaaatttcaacgaTGTTACGTACAATAAAGGGGCTGCTGTTTTGCGAATGCTGGAAATGGTACTTGGGGAGGATTTTCGTGCCGGAGTTGTAAAATATATCAAAGATTTTGCCTTCAAAACGGCCACGACTAACGACTTTTTGGCCATTTTTGACCAAGTCAGGCCCGGGCTCGATTTGCGCGATTTTCTGGAAAGTTATTTGTACCAAACTGGGTATCCGCTCATTTCCGTCGAAAACAGACAAGACAGGTATGTTTTGACCCAACGAAATTTGGGCCACTGTACCGAAAATTTGAAGTGGACGATTCCGCTGACTTACATTACCGATTCTGACCGAAACGCCACTCTTGTCTGGCTCGATAGAGATGTGGAAAAAT tggaGATATTGAAAAAAGACGAAAGTTGGATCAAATTCAATCACCAACAAATCGGTTATTACCGCGTCAAGTACTCCCCTGATTTGTGGAATAATTTACTAAATCACACTGAG GAATTGGAAGACTTCGAACGTGATCACTTGCTCCTAGAAGCCACCTCTTTATTCGATTTGAACGTGATTTCGTGTGAGATTCCGTTGaagtttttacaaaagttgGCCCCGATTGGTGATTTTAACACGGATAATGCCTTCATTGTGTATTTAAAACTAGCCAAAATAAGAAAAGTTGACGAAACAgctttcgaaaaattaaag GAACTGTTTCAGGAGGTGTTGGAACAGGCgggaaaaaaacataaaatgagGAGTTTCGAtg aaaatttgctcgaaaatgAGGAAGACGTAGAAAGGACGAAACAGTTACAGGATTGTGTCGAATGGCTAAAGTCGCCCCAAGTTTAa